Within the Bacillus sp. FSL K6-3431 genome, the region TCCACCCTTGGATCGTGACGTTAGCAGGTATGTTTTTTGCAAGAGGCAGTAGTTACTTGATCAGTACAGAAAGCATTGTTATTACAAATAAAGTGTACAATCAAATATCAAAACATAAATTTTATGTTTTGGGAGATGCGTATATATCTGTTAGCGTAGTAATTGCGATTATCGTTGTTATTGCTGCAATATTTATTGGCAAATATTCTCGATTCGGGAGAGCGGTTTACGCAATAGGTGGAAGTGAAAAATCGGCGGTATTAATGGGTCTACCTGTTAAAAGTGTAACTATTTTAGTATATTCCCTTTCCAGTTTCTGTGCGGCCCTAGGAGGCATTGTATTTACATTTTATATGCTATCAGGTTATTCCCTGCATTTATTGGGTGCGGAAATGGACGCAATAGCTGCTTGTGTAATTGGTGGAATTTTACTAACTGGAGGGTTTGGTTATATCATTGGACCTACCCTTGGAGTACTCTGCATGGGTATCATTCAAACGATGATTATGTTCCAAGGAAGTTTAAGTTCATGGTGGACGAAAATTGTGATAGGTTTTCTGTTATTTGTATTTATTGTACTCCAAAGAGTTATTGTAATGAGACAAGGGAAAAAGTGGGCCTTTCGCAAAGGGAATAAAAAAGTGAATACGAATCTCAGTAAATGAACAATAACGAAAAGATGATTCCGAATATCGTAAGAATAATCCGATTTATCTAAATACAGTCTAAACTCATATTGATAATATAGGATGTGTAGTACCACATATAAAAATCATTGGGAGGGGCAATGAAATGAAAAAAGCGTTGAATGTATCTAGGTTCGTTGTAATGTTTATTCTTTTAGCTGCGTTATTAATCGGCTGTAGCACATCAAACAGTGGAGGAAACGAAAATAAGAATGCCGGAGAAAAGGAATCATCTGATGAGCCTATCGTTGTTGGATTTTCACAAATTGGGGCAGAGAGTGGGTGGCGGACAGCCGAAACAGAATCTGTAAAAGAAACATTTGGTAATGATGCGCAGTTTGAATTAAAGTTTTCCGATGCTCAACAAAAACAAGAC harbors:
- the yjfF gene encoding galactofuranose ABC transporter, permease protein YjfF; protein product: MNFKFKNPFSNFKLDQNNIIIIATLSLLILLYTIGAFQFRGFLSVQVFFNFFIDNAHIMIVATGLAFVIITGGIDLSIASVIALISMISASLLQQGMNPYVVMMICLVIGIIFGSLQGYLIYRFRLHPWIVTLAGMFFARGSSYLISTESIVITNKVYNQISKHKFYVLGDAYISVSVVIAIIVVIAAIFIGKYSRFGRAVYAIGGSEKSAVLMGLPVKSVTILVYSLSSFCAALGGIVFTFYMLSGYSLHLLGAEMDAIAACVIGGILLTGGFGYIIGPTLGVLCMGIIQTMIMFQGSLSSWWTKIVIGFLLFVFIVLQRVIVMRQGKKWAFRKGNKKVNTNLSK